One window of the Salvia miltiorrhiza cultivar Shanhuang (shh) chromosome 6, IMPLAD_Smil_shh, whole genome shotgun sequence genome contains the following:
- the LOC130989585 gene encoding uncharacterized protein LOC130989585, whose amino-acid sequence MDTRPSFYKILMDLPPKLLLPKGFTDKYGENLSERVRLRNKSGTSWNVRLEKMREEGEETDAYYFTRGWTKFCNDVDLKTFEVLVFFYAENSTFDVTVYAVTALEKEPAGFRAAANPMCRFDLKQHNYHKFHVPKDFSDACGLKEKREVRLECRGGSSARVKVNSCNGRVDFGGGWSGFLKANNFAINKTYSLEFLPAKNVIRVGPDYLLY is encoded by the exons ATGGACACGAGGCCTTCATTTTACAAGATCTTGATGGACCTCCCTCCCAAACTC CTATTGCCAAAGGGTTTCACGGATAAGTACGGCGAAAACTTGTCCGAAAGAGTTAGGCTAAGAAACAAGAGCGGCACCTCATGGAATGTGAGGCTCGAGAAAATgagagaagaaggagaagaaaccGATGCTTACTACTTCACGAGAGGATGGACCAAATTCTGTAATGACGTGGACCTTAAGACCTTCGAAGTGCTCGTCTTTTTCTACGCCGAAAACTCCACATTCGACGTCACCGTATACGCGGTCACTGCACTGGAGAAGGAGCCGGCCGGCTTCAGAGCTGCGGCGAATCCCATGTGCCGATTTGACTTGAAGCAACACAACTACCATAAATTT CATGTTCCGAAGGATTTCTCGGATGCGTGTGGTTTGAAGGAGAAAAGGGAAGTGCGGTTGGAGTGTCGGGGCGGGTCGAGTGCGCGAGTTAAGGTGAACTCGTGTAATGGCCGCGTTGATTTTGGCGGGGGCTGGTCGGGGTTCTTGAAAGCAAACAACTTCGCTATTAACAAAACTTACTCTCTTGAGTTCCTTCCCGCCAAGAATGTGATTAGGGTTGGACCAGACTATCTCTTATATTAG